The nucleotide window TCTTGCTACCGCTGAAACTGCTCCCGCGGCCGCGCATCAAACGCGGCGATGAAGGCGTCCGGCGTATACTGACGCTGATGGGACCCGCGATTTTCGGGGTCTCGGTGACCCAGATCAATCTCCTTATAGACACCTTGCTCGCGTCGTTTTTAATCACCGGGAGCGTCTCATGGCTGTACTATTCGGACCGGCTGGTGGAGTTTCCCCTGGGGGTGTTTGGGGTCGCGTTGGCGACGGTTATCTTACCGAGCCTCGCTGACAAGCACATCTGCGGCTCAGCCGAGTCGTTCGCCGGCACCCTCGATTGGGCGCTGCGGTGCGTGCTTGTCATCGCTGTGCCGGCGGCGCTCGGCATTGCGCTCCTCGCGGGCCCCATGCTGTGCACGCTTTTCCAATACGGTGAATTCAGCGCACACGATGTCGAGATGTCCACGCGCAGTCTCATCGCCTTTGCTTTCGGACTTCTCGCTTTCGTATTAATCAAGGTGCTCGCGCCGGGATATTATGCCCGGCAAGATACCCGCACCCCGGTCCGTGTGGGTGTGATCGCCATGCTGACGAATATACTGCTCAACGCGGTGCTCATTTGGCCGCTGGCGCATGCGGGATTGGCGCTGGCGACTTCGCTCAGCGCCTATATTAACGCGGCCTTGTTGTACCGTGGTTTGCATCAAGCCAACATTTACCGGCCGCTTCCCGGATGGGGCATGTTTCTCACGCGTGTGATCGTGGCCGCGGCGCTCATGACCCTGTTGTTGCTGCTCGGCCGCGGGGAGATCGGCGATTGGCACCATTGGACCGCCACCGAGCGGGCGCTACGGCTGCTCGCATTGATCGCCTCGGCGGGGCTCGTGTATGCGGGCGCGTTGTGGGTGGGTGGACTGCGGTGGGAACATATGCGCGCGTTTCACCCCTCGGTATAATCGCAGTACGTGCGGCGATGGAATTGATCCGGCGAATCGC belongs to Pseudomonadota bacterium and includes:
- the murJ gene encoding murein biosynthesis integral membrane protein MurJ; protein product: MTVISRVLGFMRDMVVATLFGAGFVADAFFVAFRIPNLFRRLFAEGAFAQAFVPVLSEYRNQRTQAETKHLVDHTAGVLAGWLGLATVVGIVSAPVLVLVFAPGFTANPDKYALTVDMLKITFPYLLFISLAGFASGILQTYGRFAVPAFTPAFLNLSIIGAAIWLAPHMQQPVVALAWGVFVGGAVQLLFQLPFLLPLKLLPRPRIKRGDEGVRRILTLMGPAIFGVSVTQINLLIDTLLASFLITGSVSWLYYSDRLVEFPLGVFGVALATVILPSLADKHICGSAESFAGTLDWALRCVLVIAVPAALGIALLAGPMLCTLFQYGEFSAHDVEMSTRSLIAFAFGLLAFVLIKVLAPGYYARQDTRTPVRVGVIAMLTNILLNAVLIWPLAHAGLALATSLSAYINAALLYRGLHQANIYRPLPGWGMFLTRVIVAAALMTLLLLLGRGEIGDWHHWTATERALRLLALIASAGLVYAGALWVGGLRWEHMRAFHPSV